AGAAGAAGATTGCATCATCCATCAACTGATGATGTCAAGCATGAATCCAGGGGTCGGCGCATCCAAAATGCAAAGATTGAGATATTGTTGGGGAAGACAGAAACCTTGGACGAATTGATGGCTCCCGCGGCTGAGGAGAGTGGATGCGGGAGAAGGTGAGGCGCAAAGTTGACAGTATTCCTCCAGCAGCCTTTGGTGGTAACATCGGTTTTGCTTGCTTTCCTGTTGGATAGATGGTCTTCGTTTTTACCTAAGCGGCATCCTCCTATTCATCTTTCTTTTGTTTGGTGCACCCCTCTCTTTTTAGTTTTTGTCGAAGGATTTTTTAATAATTACAAAAATTCTGAATCTAACtaactaactatatatatatatatatatatatatatatatatatatatatatatatatatatatatatatatatatatatatatatatatattttaatatgaaCGATCTAGACTCAATATTTTGAGGGAGACAGagaatactattaagaaagagaaattaATTCTctaaaaagataaagaaaaaaaataaaaaaatcgagTAAAGATAAGGATAGTAAAGTAAATGTTGTTAAGAAAGATCCGATAAAGGATAAAGGTTAGTGCTTTCACTGTGATAAAGATGAGCACTAAAAaaagaactgcaaagagtatcttACAGTGAGGACGAAACAAAAGTTCAGAAAAACTGTTAATACATTGACGATGCCgaagaggtggaggtggaggtggaggtggatgaGCCCGAGCCAATGGTGAATAAGAAAGTGAAGTTAGCTACTGATGCTTCCTCCCCTTAGTGAATTACTCGGAACGACTCCTTAAATGCATTTGGGTGGCAGTCCCATATGCAGACTCCAACGCACGCAAAAAGCCCGGTAAGCTTTTCGAGGGGCCATTTACTCCTGAGAAGATCGACAAGTCGAGTGAGAAGGAGGAGGCTGCTAAGAGGGAATTGATCTTAAAAGACAGATCCAAAGGTAATTGATGATCTCAATGGTGTCTGTCATATAGGCAACTTTTGATTGTCTTAAAGAGGTCAATAAATCTTTCGAACAAGCACGTaccggaagaagaagaaagatgatcGGAAGTGACGACGATGGAACTTTTTCTCGTGGCCATTAATTTCTAGAGATAACTTTCAGAGAGGACAAAAAGGAATGTGAACATCAGCTTCTTTGTATTATTTAAACCCTTGGCTTCCGAGCATTATACCCACTTCTATCTTCCGTACTATGGTGTTTGAGATCAGACTGCTGAGGTGATTAATATTATATTCTCAGACGGAAGGATGGAGTGATTTCTTAATGGTGTATGTTGAACGACAACAGCTCTGCGTCGAGGCGTTCACTGTTCGTTACTTCACGACGAAGGCAACCAATGGTCCGCTGGCCTGTCTATATAAGCAGGTGGCGTCGAAGTCCCCTTCCTTCTTgccgtcgagagagagagagaggaaatggcAGCGAAGGTGGCAGTGAGCGATGTGGTGTCGCTGCTCTCAGGCGACAAGAGGGACTTCCTCCTCCGTAACAATGGCGACAAGGTGTCTACCATCAATCGCTAATATTTGTTGAGCATCATGATTACCGTAGAAAGTCAAGATCTTGTGAGACTTGCTTACCAATCTATCGTTATAGAAGTAGTCTTCCATTCTCGTTGCCTAGAGTAAGTGAACCTTTGTCCCTTCCGGCGAGCCAACGATATGCTGTGTGTTCGTCACAAGAAAGCAGGGCGTCTTTTGATCTGTCAGAAAGAGCATAAAGCAATAGGATGAATCGAAGGCTTGGATTTGAATCTGAGGATCGAGAGGTTTAGAGAGAAGAAAACGGAGGAGGATGAGATTAGGCGAAATGCTTATTGCTAAAAGTCCAATTTTTTTGCCTAATTCAACTATGAAAAATGCACGGCGATCTATAGATTCTCGCTGACAAGCAGAGATTTGTTCAGGTGGCGATCAGCAGTCTTGACGGGAAAGTGGTTGGTCTCTACTTCTCGGCTTCATGGTGCAGACCCCGCAGACGCTTCACTCCTCTGCTGATCGAAGTATACGATGAGCTCTCCTCGAAGGGCCAGTGCCAATTTGAGATTGTCATCGTGCCAGCTGATCACGACGAGGACTCCTTTGATAGATACTTTTCGAAGATGCCGTGGTTGGCAATCCCATTTGCAGACTCTAACACACGTAAAAAGCTCGATATGCTTTTCAGGGTCGGAGGCATACCCCACCTTGTCATCCTCGATGCCAGCGGCAAGGTCCTTAATGAACAAGGTATCGAAGCTGTGCGAGAATACGGTGCAGAGGGGTATCCATTTACTCCTGAGAAGATCAACCGgttgagggaggaggaagaggaggctgcCAAGAAGGAACAGTCTCTTCCAAGACTGTTGGTTTCGCCCTCCCGAGACTACTTGATCTCCAATGATGGGTCCAAGGTAATCGATGACCTCCTTGTAGGAAGAGAAGCTACAGTTTTGATCCACCAGCTTACCATCTGTCACCACCTGATCGATACTGAATCGAAGCATGTTGCCGTGTCGGATCTCGAAGGGAAGATAGTGGTTTTGTACTTCTCGATCGGTGCTTTCACCTGTTGCGCTGAGTTCACTCCGGTGCTGGCTCAAATCTATAGGAAGCTCAAGGAAGCCCGGGAGAGCTTTGAGGTTGTGCTGGTGTCGTTAGATGATGAGAAATCGTCCTATGAACAAGACCTGGCGAGCATGCCATGGCTCGCGATTCCTTTCGAGGACAAGAACCGTCAGAAGCTTGGCCGCTGCTTTGATGTCAGGGCCAACCCAGCCTTGGTTGTGATTGGTGCCGATGGCAAAACTATGGATGTCAATTACGCTGAGCTCGTCGAAGAACATGGATTTGATGCGTGGGAAGCGTTCCCGTTTTCTCAGGAGAGGTTGGATTTGATGGCAGAGAAGGCAAAGGCCAAAATGGATGCACAGACACTGGAATATCTTCTTGTCTCTGGGGACCTCGATTATGTAATTGGGAAACAAGGCTCGAAGGTAATGAATTGAGCATATAGTGAATCCACAGCTCAGCATCGTCGATGGCTAATCTCTCGTCATCGTGCTTCACAGGTTCCGGTGAAGGAGCTTGTCGGCGCGACCATCCTCCTCTACTTCTCAGCTTGCTGGTGCGGTCGATACCGCGAATTTGCTGCCGGGCTGATCGAGGAATATCAAAAGATCAAGAGCATGGACAGTTCTTTCGAGATGGTCTTCATCTCCAGCGACCGCGATCAGGATTCTTTCGAGGAGTTCTTCTCAGGCATGCCTTGGTTGGCGCTGCCGTTTGGTGATGAGAGGAGGAAATATTTTAGCCGCACTTTTAGAGTCCGTGGCATCCCCTCCCTGGTTGCCATTGGTCCTACGGGTCGGACTCTCACAAAGGACGCAAGGAATCTGTTAACGATCCATGGAGCTGATGCCTACCCGTTCAGCGAGGAGAGGATCAaggagttggagcagaagattgaggaGATGGCAAAGGGGTGGCCTGAGAAGGTGAAGCGTGATCTCCATGGGCACGAGCTTGTGCTGACCCGCTGCAAGACGTATTGCTGTGATGGCTGCGGCGAGATGGGAAGTAGGTGGTCCTACAGCTGCATCGGGTGCAATGTCGATTTCCACCCCAAATGTGCattgaaggaggagaagaaggaagacgaAGATGAAGGACGTGATGGAAGGATACGCGTGTGACGGAGCGGTTTGCCGCGAAGTCTTTAAGGTTTtggcttgtctctgttcgaaccaCGGAATGCTACGGTGTCTGAGCGTATGAATCGATGAGAAGAACACGACTGACCTTTTTTCACATCAGATCAGTAAAAGtcagataagattttttttttcttatttgctcGATATGATCAATCACATTCAAGTCGAAAAACAGCTTCGTCAACTTTCAAATAGCGCAGAGAAAAACCAACAGACTAAAGAAAGAGAATGTACAATATATGGCAACAAAACCAGAAAAATTCCACCCACCAAATTACAAAAGGTAGTAACGAAAGCCACCACCATTTACAACGTCAACAGTAGTGTAACTACGTACTCTGCACTGATTTCTCTTCTATTCCACCCATATGCACAATAAGGAAAAGTGTATGATgtatctgtctctctctctctctctctctctctctctctctccaattggGTATAATAGTTACAGCGTGTCTGTCAATATATCACAACACGGAGAAGGCCTGGGTGAGGCTGGGTGAACTGCAGGCCTTCCGTCGTCAGGTACTGCTCCACTGCAAGAGGAAGCCAAGCAGGAGATCCTGTGCCCTTGGAGTGCTGCTGACCAACTCCAACGCATATTACGGCGTGCAGTCGCTGCCCTGAGGACCTTGCCTTGCGTCTCAGGAAGCTCAACCTGTTGTTGAGGGATTGCATAGCTTCGGTTACAGAGAGGCCGTATAAGTCGATCACCTGGTCTTTCAGTTGGCTGTAGTTTTGGTGCTCCGGAAACAGTGGGTTCCTGAAAAACATTGGCAGTTCTTCAAAATTAACTAGTGCTTTTAGATATGTAAATAACAAATATTGAGTGcagtaaaagaaaaaagacaGAAAGTATAACCCAAAAGGTTAAATCCCACATACAAGGCTCTTGGCAATGCAAGATTTTATGAGAGCTAACGGATGCAGTATTACCTCTATAAACAGAGTGACCAATTTTGTCACTCGAACCTTGGTCGCTTAGGTCATATGGTACCCAAGTATATTACTACTGTACCAAAGAAACCCTCCAAAGTTGGCAACCATAAATGACTCCAGGAATAAATTTAACATACATTATCTCAATCAGTGAAATAGATGACCAACCTCATCTGGTAAATTGCTTCAGCTTTTCCATGAGCTGAGCTAGTTTGCCTGTTGTACAATTGCTCTTTGGAACC
This Musa acuminata AAA Group cultivar baxijiao chromosome BXJ1-2, Cavendish_Baxijiao_AAA, whole genome shotgun sequence DNA region includes the following protein-coding sequences:
- the LOC135607040 gene encoding probable nucleoredoxin 1-1 translates to MAAKVAVSDVVSLLSGDKRDFLLRNNGDKVAISSLDGKVVGLYFSASWCRPRRRFTPLLIEVYDELSSKGQCQFEIVIVPADHDEDSFDRYFSKMPWLAIPFADSNTRKKLDMLFRVGGIPHLVILDASGKVLNEQGIEAVREYGAEGYPFTPEKINRLREEEEEAAKKEQSLPRLLVSPSRDYLISNDGSKVIDDLLVGREATVLIHQLTICHHLIDTESKHVAVSDLEGKIVVLYFSIGAFTCCAEFTPVLAQIYRKLKEARESFEVVLVSLDDEKSSYEQDLASMPWLAIPFEDKNRQKLGRCFDVRANPALVVIGADGKTMDVNYAELVEEHGFDAWEAFPFSQERLDLMAEKAKAKMDAQTLEYLLVSGDLDYVIGKQGSKVPVKELVGATILLYFSACWCGRYREFAAGLIEEYQKIKSMDSSFEMVFISSDRDQDSFEEFFSGMPWLALPFGDERRKYFSRTFRVRGIPSLVAIGPTGRTLTKDARNLLTIHGADAYPFSEERIKELEQKIEEMAKGWPEKVKRDLHGHELVLTRCKTYCCDGCGEMGSRWSYSCIGCNVDFHPKCALKEEKKEDEDEGRDGRIRV